Proteins encoded within one genomic window of Brassica rapa cultivar Chiifu-401-42 chromosome A09, CAAS_Brap_v3.01, whole genome shotgun sequence:
- the LOC103848528 gene encoding uncharacterized protein LOC103848528, producing MTNPKLSSEFQILKEKLNEHLKQMEQSAEKLSQLESENLILRDENQALNAKSNKKRRFRTRVRPMPTLETPNSETSANPNYGAIHGRDTPGVAPTIQKSNPDSYADTALTDEITLIEMPKKFSFPSIKAYDGTTDPDDHVAQYRQRMLAVAIPKGSRKATMWKGFGSTLTRPALQWYINLPSLSIASFAVLSDIFVEEFASSRDLEKTSDSLYEILQHRAEFLRGYIACFNQEKVAIPECSIPTAISAFKRGLLPDRDLYKELTKYQCKTMEDVLSRPRAHVKWEEDVASRAKAQQKQDPKAIRQDRTELDFKDQLGITGIETGAAYPSFSGTLKEPTQKSPNSLSLEGEEQSNYVMMAMDERNELSEAVRGKAEPHGLPGDLQSPETKLYQIHVISGGLEAGNLCHPTVKRNTNSVGDDPKTTKAEHPGTDRIGFTSEEREKVLVPHHDALVISLTIANCLVKRMSVDSGSSYNIIFQTAYQGLGLGENALIRKATPLIAFSGEISRSTVETILPTYAKGVHLHTNFLVVNCHSSYNGILGRAWIHNMGAIPSTFHQIVKFPTPWALGLLIEIRKPLATATRSL from the exons ATGACCAATCCCAAGCTTTCCTCGGAGTTTCAGATCCTAAAGGAAAAGCTCAACGAACACTTGAAGCAAATGGAGCAGAGCGCCGAGAAACTCAGCCAGCTCGAATCGGAGAATCTCATCCTCCGAGACGAAAACCAAGCCCTTAATGCGAAAAGCAACAAGAAGCGTCGATTCCGGACTCGGGTTCGCCCTATGCCGACTCTGGAAACACCCAACTCCGAGACAAGCGCGAACCCCAACTACGGTGCCA TCCATGGTAGAGACACTCCCGGGGTAGCTCCCACCATCCAGAAGAGCAACCCTGATTCCTACGCCGATACTGCTTTGACAGATGAGATCACCTTGATAGAGATGCCCAAGAAGTTCTCTTTCCCCAGCATAAAGGCCTACGATGGCACCACTGATCCGGACGATCACGTCGCCCAATATAGACAAAGGATGCTAGCCGTTGCAATCCCAAAGGGGTCACGCAAAGCTACCATGTGGAAAGGTTTCGGCTCCACCTTGACCAGACCTGCTCTGCAGTGGTATATCAATTTGCCATCCCTGTCCATAGCCTCCTTCGCAGTTCTCAGCGACATATTTGTGGAAGAATTCGCCAGCAGCAGGGACCTGGAGAAAACTTCTGACAGCCTCTACGAAATCCTCCAGCACCGAGCGGAATTCCTGCGAGGCTACATAGCCTGCTTCAATCAAGAAAAGGTGGCTATCCCCGAATGCAGCATCCCCACTGCTATCTCTGCTTTCAAGAGAGGTCTGCTCCCCGACAGAGATCTCTACAAGGAACTGACCAAATATCAGTGCAAAACTATGGAAGACGTCCTATCTCGACCCAGGGCGCATGTCAAATGGGAGGAAGACGTTGCCAGCCGTGCCAAGGCGCAACAAAAGCAAGACCCTAAGGCGATCAGACAAGACCGAACCGAGCTAGATTTCAAAGACCAGCTAGGGATTACGGGAATCGAAACTGGGGCAG CTTATCCATCGTTCAGTGGTACTCTGaaagagcctacacaaaaatctCCTAACAGTTTGTCGCTAGAAGGAGAGGAACAATCTAACTATGTGATGATGGCGATGGATGAGCGCAACGAGCTATCCGAAGCCGTTCGAGGAAAAGCCGAGCCCCATGGGCTACCCGGCGACTTGCAAAGCCCTGAAACTAAACTATATCAGATCCATGTCATATCCGGGGGACTGGAGGCAGGCAACCTATGCCACCCCACCGTCAAGAGAAACACCAACAGTGTGGGGGACGACCCCAAAACCACCAAGGCAGAACACCCTGGGACCGATAGGATAGGCTTCACTTCTGAAGAACGAGAGAAGGTCTTGGTTCCACATCACGACGCCCTCGTCATCTCACTTACTATAGCAAACTGTCTGGTCAAGAGGATGTCGGTGGACAGTGGTAGCTCTTATAACATCATCTTCCAGACCGCATATCAAGGTCTAGGGTTGGGGGAAAATGCCCTGATACGCAAAGCGACCCCTCTCATCGCGTTCAGCGGGGAAATCAGCCGATCAACGGTGGAAACCATCCTTCCTACCTACGCCAAAGGAGTCCACTTACACACCAATTTCCTGGTCGTTAACTGCCACTCTTCCTATAATGGGATCTTGGGCCGAGCATGGATTCACAACATGGGGGCGATCCCTTCAACTTTCCATCAGATAGTTAAATTCCCCACACCCTGGGCATTAGGGCTATTAATAGAGATCAGGAAACCGCTCGCCACTGCTACTAGGTCGCTCTAA